One genomic window of Fusobacterium simiae includes the following:
- a CDS encoding acyl-CoA dehydrogenase family protein — protein sequence GGTGFTMDHPVERMMRDSKITQIYEGTNEIQKLVISGAILR from the coding sequence AGGTGGAACAGGATTTACAATGGATCATCCAGTAGAAAGAATGATGAGAGATTCAAAGATAACACAAATATATGAAGGAACAAATGAAATTCAAAAATTAGTAATATCTGGTGCTATTTTAAGATAG